A genomic window from Anguilla rostrata isolate EN2019 chromosome 14, ASM1855537v3, whole genome shotgun sequence includes:
- the syk gene encoding tyrosine-protein kinase SYK isoform X1 has product MTADRVNALPFFFGNITREEAEDYLRQGGLSGGLYLLRQSRNNLGGYALSVAHDHTYFHYTIERELSDTYAIAGGRSHADPIQLIDFHSQESDGLVCLLKKPFSRPRGVQPKVGAFEDLKEELIKQYVRQTWNLQGAALDQAIISQRPQLEKLIATTAHEKMPWYHGKITREDSEPRLLSPPRTNGKFLIRQRDSNGSFALCLLHGGNVMHYRIDKDKAGKLSIPDGKKFDTLWQLVEHYSYKPDGLLRVLTEPCSRLGGAGADGATTLPPLPRNHPGQGLADGIFSRIKSFTLPNPGSKKQFMTRFRNKTTDNLNPYATRPESTTVEALPMDTKVYESPYADPDELRTATVDRKQLVLEDGELGSGNFGTVLKGIYKMRKSEKQVAVKILKNDDNNPAVREEMLREASVMQQLDNPYIVRMIGICEAENLMLVMELADLGPLNKFLQKNRHILVRNITELVHQVSMGMKYLEEHNFVHRDLAARNVLLVTQHYAKISDFGLSKALTEEENYYKAKGHGKWPVKWYAPECMNYFKFSCKSDVWSFGVLMWEAYSLGLKPYKGMKGAEVIQMIESGERMAAPANCPPEVYNLMKMCWTYKPDERPGFNIVERRLRDYYYDISQ; this is encoded by the exons ATGACGGCGGACAGAGTCAACGCCCTGCCGTTCTTCTTCGGCAACATCACccgggaggaggcggaggactACCTGCGGCAGGGCGGCCTGAGCGGCGGGCTCTACCTGCTGCGGCAGAGCCGGAACAACCTGGGCGGCTACGCCCTGTCGGTGGCGCACGACCACACGTACTTCCACTACACCATCGAGCGGGAGCTGAGCGACACCTACGCCATCGCCGGGGGCCGCTCCCACGCCGACCCCATCCAGCTGATCGACTTCCACTCGCAGGAGAGCGACGGGCTGGTGTGTCTGCTGAAGAAGCCCTTCAGTCGGCCACGGGGGGTGCAGCCCAAGGTGGGGGCCTTCGAGGACCTGAAGGAGGAGCTGATCAAGCAGTACGTCAGGCAGACCTGGAACCTGCAG GGAGCTGCCCTCGACCAGGCCATTATCAGCCAGAGGCCCCAGCTGGAGAAGCTGATCGCCACCACAGCCCATGAGAAGATGCCCTGGTACCACGGCAAGATCACACGGGAAGACTCCGAGCCCCGCCTACTCTCCCCGCCACGCACCAATGGCAAATTCCT aatccGACAGCGGGACTCCAACGGCTCGTTCGCTCTGTGCCTTCTTCACGGCGGCAACGTCATGCACTACCGCATCGACAAGGACAAGGCGGGGAAGCTCTCCATCCCCGACGGCAAAAAGTTCGACACACTCTGGCAG CTGGTGGAGCACTATTCCTACAAACCCGATGGCCTCCTCCGGGTCCTGACCGAGCCTTGTTCACGCCTGGGGGGCGCGGGAGCCG ATGGCGCTACCACGttacccccccttccccgaaATCACCCTGGG CAAGGTCTGGCTGATGGGATTTTCTCCAGAATCAAATCCTTCACCCTCCCCAATCCTGGCAGCAAAAAG CAGTTCATGACTCGTTTCCGCAACAAAACCACAGACAACCTCAACCCATATGCGACCAGACCTGAAAGTACCACAG TGGAGGCCTTGCCCATGGACACGAAGGTGTATGAGAGCCCGTACGCGGACCCGGACGAGCTGAGGACGGCCACCGTCGACCGGAAGCAGCTGGTCCTGGAGGACGGGGAGCTGGGGTCAGGGAACTTCGGGACGGTCCTCAAGGGCATCTACAAGATGAGGAA GTCGGAGAAGCAGGTGGCGGTGAAGATCCTGAAGAACGACGACAACAACCCGGCGGTGCGGGAGGAGATGCTGCGGGAGGCCAGCGTGATGCAGCAGCTGGACAACCCCTACATCGTGCGCATGATCGGCATCTGCGAGGCCGAGAACCTCATGCTGGTCATGGAGCTGGCCGACCTGGGCCCGCTCAACAAGTTCCTGCAGAAGAACAG ACACATACTGGTGCGGAACATCACTGAGCTGGTGCACCAGGTCTCCATGGGGATGAAGTACCTGGAGGAGCACAACTTCGTCCACAGGGACCTGGCAGCGCGGAACGTGCTGCTGGTGACCCAGCATTACGCGAAGATCAGCGACTTCGGCCTCTCCAAAGCCCTGACTGAGGAGGAGAACTACTACAAG GCCAAAGGTCACGGAAAGTGGCCGGTGAAATGGTACGCCCCGGAGTGCATGAACTACTTCAAGTTCTCCTGCAAGAGCGACGTGTGGAGTTTCGGGGTCCTGATGTGGGAGGCCTACTCCTTAGGCCTGAAGCCTTACAAG GGAATGAAGGGAGCTGAGGTCATTCAGATGATCGAGAGCGGGGAGAGGATGGCGGCTCCGGCCAACTGCCCCCCCGAGGTCTATAACCTCATGAAGATGTGCTGGACGTATAA gCCGGACGAGAGACCAGGATTCAATATTGTTGAACGAAGACTCAGGGACTACTACTATGACATTTCACAGTGA
- the syk gene encoding tyrosine-protein kinase SYK isoform X4, with the protein MTADRVNALPFFFGNITREEAEDYLRQGGLSGGLYLLRQSRNNLGGYALSVAHDHTYFHYTIERELSDTYAIAGGRSHADPIQLIDFHSQESDGLVCLLKKPFSRPRGVQPKVGAFEDLKEELIKQYVRQTWNLQGAALDQAIISQRPQLEKLIATTAHEKMPWYHGKITREDSEPRLLSPPRTNGKFLIRQRDSNGSFALCLLHGGNVMHYRIDKDKAGKLSIPDGKKFDTLWQLVEHYSYKPDGLLRVLTEPCSRLGGAGADGATTLPPLPRNHPGFMTRFRNKTTDNLNPYATRPESTTVEALPMDTKVYESPYADPDELRTATVDRKQLVLEDGELGSGNFGTVLKGIYKMRKSEKQVAVKILKNDDNNPAVREEMLREASVMQQLDNPYIVRMIGICEAENLMLVMELADLGPLNKFLQKNRHILVRNITELVHQVSMGMKYLEEHNFVHRDLAARNVLLVTQHYAKISDFGLSKALTEEENYYKAKGHGKWPVKWYAPECMNYFKFSCKSDVWSFGVLMWEAYSLGLKPYKGMKGAEVIQMIESGERMAAPANCPPEVYNLMKMCWTYKPDERPGFNIVERRLRDYYYDISQ; encoded by the exons ATGACGGCGGACAGAGTCAACGCCCTGCCGTTCTTCTTCGGCAACATCACccgggaggaggcggaggactACCTGCGGCAGGGCGGCCTGAGCGGCGGGCTCTACCTGCTGCGGCAGAGCCGGAACAACCTGGGCGGCTACGCCCTGTCGGTGGCGCACGACCACACGTACTTCCACTACACCATCGAGCGGGAGCTGAGCGACACCTACGCCATCGCCGGGGGCCGCTCCCACGCCGACCCCATCCAGCTGATCGACTTCCACTCGCAGGAGAGCGACGGGCTGGTGTGTCTGCTGAAGAAGCCCTTCAGTCGGCCACGGGGGGTGCAGCCCAAGGTGGGGGCCTTCGAGGACCTGAAGGAGGAGCTGATCAAGCAGTACGTCAGGCAGACCTGGAACCTGCAG GGAGCTGCCCTCGACCAGGCCATTATCAGCCAGAGGCCCCAGCTGGAGAAGCTGATCGCCACCACAGCCCATGAGAAGATGCCCTGGTACCACGGCAAGATCACACGGGAAGACTCCGAGCCCCGCCTACTCTCCCCGCCACGCACCAATGGCAAATTCCT aatccGACAGCGGGACTCCAACGGCTCGTTCGCTCTGTGCCTTCTTCACGGCGGCAACGTCATGCACTACCGCATCGACAAGGACAAGGCGGGGAAGCTCTCCATCCCCGACGGCAAAAAGTTCGACACACTCTGGCAG CTGGTGGAGCACTATTCCTACAAACCCGATGGCCTCCTCCGGGTCCTGACCGAGCCTTGTTCACGCCTGGGGGGCGCGGGAGCCG ATGGCGCTACCACGttacccccccttccccgaaATCACCCTGGG TTCATGACTCGTTTCCGCAACAAAACCACAGACAACCTCAACCCATATGCGACCAGACCTGAAAGTACCACAG TGGAGGCCTTGCCCATGGACACGAAGGTGTATGAGAGCCCGTACGCGGACCCGGACGAGCTGAGGACGGCCACCGTCGACCGGAAGCAGCTGGTCCTGGAGGACGGGGAGCTGGGGTCAGGGAACTTCGGGACGGTCCTCAAGGGCATCTACAAGATGAGGAA GTCGGAGAAGCAGGTGGCGGTGAAGATCCTGAAGAACGACGACAACAACCCGGCGGTGCGGGAGGAGATGCTGCGGGAGGCCAGCGTGATGCAGCAGCTGGACAACCCCTACATCGTGCGCATGATCGGCATCTGCGAGGCCGAGAACCTCATGCTGGTCATGGAGCTGGCCGACCTGGGCCCGCTCAACAAGTTCCTGCAGAAGAACAG ACACATACTGGTGCGGAACATCACTGAGCTGGTGCACCAGGTCTCCATGGGGATGAAGTACCTGGAGGAGCACAACTTCGTCCACAGGGACCTGGCAGCGCGGAACGTGCTGCTGGTGACCCAGCATTACGCGAAGATCAGCGACTTCGGCCTCTCCAAAGCCCTGACTGAGGAGGAGAACTACTACAAG GCCAAAGGTCACGGAAAGTGGCCGGTGAAATGGTACGCCCCGGAGTGCATGAACTACTTCAAGTTCTCCTGCAAGAGCGACGTGTGGAGTTTCGGGGTCCTGATGTGGGAGGCCTACTCCTTAGGCCTGAAGCCTTACAAG GGAATGAAGGGAGCTGAGGTCATTCAGATGATCGAGAGCGGGGAGAGGATGGCGGCTCCGGCCAACTGCCCCCCCGAGGTCTATAACCTCATGAAGATGTGCTGGACGTATAA gCCGGACGAGAGACCAGGATTCAATATTGTTGAACGAAGACTCAGGGACTACTACTATGACATTTCACAGTGA
- the syk gene encoding tyrosine-protein kinase SYK isoform X3, translated as MTADRVNALPFFFGNITREEAEDYLRQGGLSGGLYLLRQSRNNLGGYALSVAHDHTYFHYTIERELSDTYAIAGGRSHADPIQLIDFHSQESDGLVCLLKKPFSRPRGVQPKVGAFEDLKEELIKQYVRQTWNLQGAALDQAIISQRPQLEKLIATTAHEKMPWYHGKITREDSEPRLLSPPRTNGKFLIRQRDSNGSFALCLLHGGNVMHYRIDKDKAGKLSIPDGKKFDTLWQLVEHYSYKPDGLLRVLTEPCSRLGGAGADGATTLPPLPRNHPGQFMTRFRNKTTDNLNPYATRPESTTVEALPMDTKVYESPYADPDELRTATVDRKQLVLEDGELGSGNFGTVLKGIYKMRKSEKQVAVKILKNDDNNPAVREEMLREASVMQQLDNPYIVRMIGICEAENLMLVMELADLGPLNKFLQKNRHILVRNITELVHQVSMGMKYLEEHNFVHRDLAARNVLLVTQHYAKISDFGLSKALTEEENYYKAKGHGKWPVKWYAPECMNYFKFSCKSDVWSFGVLMWEAYSLGLKPYKGMKGAEVIQMIESGERMAAPANCPPEVYNLMKMCWTYKPDERPGFNIVERRLRDYYYDISQ; from the exons ATGACGGCGGACAGAGTCAACGCCCTGCCGTTCTTCTTCGGCAACATCACccgggaggaggcggaggactACCTGCGGCAGGGCGGCCTGAGCGGCGGGCTCTACCTGCTGCGGCAGAGCCGGAACAACCTGGGCGGCTACGCCCTGTCGGTGGCGCACGACCACACGTACTTCCACTACACCATCGAGCGGGAGCTGAGCGACACCTACGCCATCGCCGGGGGCCGCTCCCACGCCGACCCCATCCAGCTGATCGACTTCCACTCGCAGGAGAGCGACGGGCTGGTGTGTCTGCTGAAGAAGCCCTTCAGTCGGCCACGGGGGGTGCAGCCCAAGGTGGGGGCCTTCGAGGACCTGAAGGAGGAGCTGATCAAGCAGTACGTCAGGCAGACCTGGAACCTGCAG GGAGCTGCCCTCGACCAGGCCATTATCAGCCAGAGGCCCCAGCTGGAGAAGCTGATCGCCACCACAGCCCATGAGAAGATGCCCTGGTACCACGGCAAGATCACACGGGAAGACTCCGAGCCCCGCCTACTCTCCCCGCCACGCACCAATGGCAAATTCCT aatccGACAGCGGGACTCCAACGGCTCGTTCGCTCTGTGCCTTCTTCACGGCGGCAACGTCATGCACTACCGCATCGACAAGGACAAGGCGGGGAAGCTCTCCATCCCCGACGGCAAAAAGTTCGACACACTCTGGCAG CTGGTGGAGCACTATTCCTACAAACCCGATGGCCTCCTCCGGGTCCTGACCGAGCCTTGTTCACGCCTGGGGGGCGCGGGAGCCG ATGGCGCTACCACGttacccccccttccccgaaATCACCCTGGG CAGTTCATGACTCGTTTCCGCAACAAAACCACAGACAACCTCAACCCATATGCGACCAGACCTGAAAGTACCACAG TGGAGGCCTTGCCCATGGACACGAAGGTGTATGAGAGCCCGTACGCGGACCCGGACGAGCTGAGGACGGCCACCGTCGACCGGAAGCAGCTGGTCCTGGAGGACGGGGAGCTGGGGTCAGGGAACTTCGGGACGGTCCTCAAGGGCATCTACAAGATGAGGAA GTCGGAGAAGCAGGTGGCGGTGAAGATCCTGAAGAACGACGACAACAACCCGGCGGTGCGGGAGGAGATGCTGCGGGAGGCCAGCGTGATGCAGCAGCTGGACAACCCCTACATCGTGCGCATGATCGGCATCTGCGAGGCCGAGAACCTCATGCTGGTCATGGAGCTGGCCGACCTGGGCCCGCTCAACAAGTTCCTGCAGAAGAACAG ACACATACTGGTGCGGAACATCACTGAGCTGGTGCACCAGGTCTCCATGGGGATGAAGTACCTGGAGGAGCACAACTTCGTCCACAGGGACCTGGCAGCGCGGAACGTGCTGCTGGTGACCCAGCATTACGCGAAGATCAGCGACTTCGGCCTCTCCAAAGCCCTGACTGAGGAGGAGAACTACTACAAG GCCAAAGGTCACGGAAAGTGGCCGGTGAAATGGTACGCCCCGGAGTGCATGAACTACTTCAAGTTCTCCTGCAAGAGCGACGTGTGGAGTTTCGGGGTCCTGATGTGGGAGGCCTACTCCTTAGGCCTGAAGCCTTACAAG GGAATGAAGGGAGCTGAGGTCATTCAGATGATCGAGAGCGGGGAGAGGATGGCGGCTCCGGCCAACTGCCCCCCCGAGGTCTATAACCTCATGAAGATGTGCTGGACGTATAA gCCGGACGAGAGACCAGGATTCAATATTGTTGAACGAAGACTCAGGGACTACTACTATGACATTTCACAGTGA
- the syk gene encoding tyrosine-protein kinase SYK isoform X2 produces MTADRVNALPFFFGNITREEAEDYLRQGGLSGGLYLLRQSRNNLGGYALSVAHDHTYFHYTIERELSDTYAIAGGRSHADPIQLIDFHSQESDGLVCLLKKPFSRPRGVQPKVGAFEDLKEELIKQYVRQTWNLQGAALDQAIISQRPQLEKLIATTAHEKMPWYHGKITREDSEPRLLSPPRTNGKFLIRQRDSNGSFALCLLHGGNVMHYRIDKDKAGKLSIPDGKKFDTLWQLVEHYSYKPDGLLRVLTEPCSRLGGAGADGATTLPPLPRNHPGQGLADGIFSRIKSFTLPNPGSKKFMTRFRNKTTDNLNPYATRPESTTVEALPMDTKVYESPYADPDELRTATVDRKQLVLEDGELGSGNFGTVLKGIYKMRKSEKQVAVKILKNDDNNPAVREEMLREASVMQQLDNPYIVRMIGICEAENLMLVMELADLGPLNKFLQKNRHILVRNITELVHQVSMGMKYLEEHNFVHRDLAARNVLLVTQHYAKISDFGLSKALTEEENYYKAKGHGKWPVKWYAPECMNYFKFSCKSDVWSFGVLMWEAYSLGLKPYKGMKGAEVIQMIESGERMAAPANCPPEVYNLMKMCWTYKPDERPGFNIVERRLRDYYYDISQ; encoded by the exons ATGACGGCGGACAGAGTCAACGCCCTGCCGTTCTTCTTCGGCAACATCACccgggaggaggcggaggactACCTGCGGCAGGGCGGCCTGAGCGGCGGGCTCTACCTGCTGCGGCAGAGCCGGAACAACCTGGGCGGCTACGCCCTGTCGGTGGCGCACGACCACACGTACTTCCACTACACCATCGAGCGGGAGCTGAGCGACACCTACGCCATCGCCGGGGGCCGCTCCCACGCCGACCCCATCCAGCTGATCGACTTCCACTCGCAGGAGAGCGACGGGCTGGTGTGTCTGCTGAAGAAGCCCTTCAGTCGGCCACGGGGGGTGCAGCCCAAGGTGGGGGCCTTCGAGGACCTGAAGGAGGAGCTGATCAAGCAGTACGTCAGGCAGACCTGGAACCTGCAG GGAGCTGCCCTCGACCAGGCCATTATCAGCCAGAGGCCCCAGCTGGAGAAGCTGATCGCCACCACAGCCCATGAGAAGATGCCCTGGTACCACGGCAAGATCACACGGGAAGACTCCGAGCCCCGCCTACTCTCCCCGCCACGCACCAATGGCAAATTCCT aatccGACAGCGGGACTCCAACGGCTCGTTCGCTCTGTGCCTTCTTCACGGCGGCAACGTCATGCACTACCGCATCGACAAGGACAAGGCGGGGAAGCTCTCCATCCCCGACGGCAAAAAGTTCGACACACTCTGGCAG CTGGTGGAGCACTATTCCTACAAACCCGATGGCCTCCTCCGGGTCCTGACCGAGCCTTGTTCACGCCTGGGGGGCGCGGGAGCCG ATGGCGCTACCACGttacccccccttccccgaaATCACCCTGGG CAAGGTCTGGCTGATGGGATTTTCTCCAGAATCAAATCCTTCACCCTCCCCAATCCTGGCAGCAAAAAG TTCATGACTCGTTTCCGCAACAAAACCACAGACAACCTCAACCCATATGCGACCAGACCTGAAAGTACCACAG TGGAGGCCTTGCCCATGGACACGAAGGTGTATGAGAGCCCGTACGCGGACCCGGACGAGCTGAGGACGGCCACCGTCGACCGGAAGCAGCTGGTCCTGGAGGACGGGGAGCTGGGGTCAGGGAACTTCGGGACGGTCCTCAAGGGCATCTACAAGATGAGGAA GTCGGAGAAGCAGGTGGCGGTGAAGATCCTGAAGAACGACGACAACAACCCGGCGGTGCGGGAGGAGATGCTGCGGGAGGCCAGCGTGATGCAGCAGCTGGACAACCCCTACATCGTGCGCATGATCGGCATCTGCGAGGCCGAGAACCTCATGCTGGTCATGGAGCTGGCCGACCTGGGCCCGCTCAACAAGTTCCTGCAGAAGAACAG ACACATACTGGTGCGGAACATCACTGAGCTGGTGCACCAGGTCTCCATGGGGATGAAGTACCTGGAGGAGCACAACTTCGTCCACAGGGACCTGGCAGCGCGGAACGTGCTGCTGGTGACCCAGCATTACGCGAAGATCAGCGACTTCGGCCTCTCCAAAGCCCTGACTGAGGAGGAGAACTACTACAAG GCCAAAGGTCACGGAAAGTGGCCGGTGAAATGGTACGCCCCGGAGTGCATGAACTACTTCAAGTTCTCCTGCAAGAGCGACGTGTGGAGTTTCGGGGTCCTGATGTGGGAGGCCTACTCCTTAGGCCTGAAGCCTTACAAG GGAATGAAGGGAGCTGAGGTCATTCAGATGATCGAGAGCGGGGAGAGGATGGCGGCTCCGGCCAACTGCCCCCCCGAGGTCTATAACCTCATGAAGATGTGCTGGACGTATAA gCCGGACGAGAGACCAGGATTCAATATTGTTGAACGAAGACTCAGGGACTACTACTATGACATTTCACAGTGA